The following proteins are encoded in a genomic region of Sparus aurata chromosome 11, fSpaAur1.1, whole genome shotgun sequence:
- the rgl1 gene encoding ral guanine nucleotide dissociation stimulator-like 1 isoform X2, translating to MKETLTMKFAWKTKMSSVQDWGEEVEEGAIYNVTLKRVQIQQAANKGARWLGAEGDRLPPGHTVSQLETCKIRSIRAGTLERLVETLLTAFGDNDLTYTSIFLSTYRAFASTQTVLQLLLDRYGSVEENEQDSGTCRSSEANGAIRNALASILRAWLDQCPEDFQEPPDYPCLHRLMDYLRRALPGSEALRRAEGLLEQLQSQAGMDDTEAGFHGNSSFCLGEDEEVEIEVQEDFLSFDADLVAEQLTYMDALLFKKVVPHHCLGSIWSQRDKKHNKHSAPTIRATITQFNAVAACVVSTILRHRQIRPHVRARIIQRWIDIAQECRIRKNFSSLRAIVSALQSNPLYRLKRVWACVHKDSMQTFEELSDIFSDHNNYLTSRELLMREGTSKFASLESCAKEHQKRTHKRLQLQKEMGAMQGTIPYLGTFLTDLTMLDTALPDLVEGALINFEKRRREFEVIAQIKLLQSACNSYCLTPEKSFLRWFSSQTQLSEEESYALSCEIEGLGDSSPTSPKPRKSMVKRLSLLFLGTDSSAASSPVRETPRSPPTGSSGESMDSVSVSSSDSSSPSDSEGLTPTHTSDSQQNKLSESSSCTSLHSMDTSSSTASVSMTPASPSLPGPLCTHRRSASLTPLSPSSPSQTPLYNTQAQDACIIRVSLEHGNGNLYKSILLTNQDKTPAVISRAMAKHNLEVEPEEGYELVQVIAEDRELVIPDNANVFYAMNTSANFDFLLRVRGSAGRPVQLRSRCSSTLPRTQHRSSLSLRLSKVTL from the exons ATGAAAGAAACGCTCACCATGAAATTCGCCTGGAAAACTAAAATG AGCTCGGTGCAGGACTGGGGGGAGGAAGTCGAGGAAGGAGCCATCTACAATGTGACGCTGAAGAGGGTCCAGATTCAGCAGGCCGCCAACAAGGGAGCACGATGGCTCGGG gcGGAGGGTGACCGTCTACCTCCCGGCCACACGGTGAGCCAACTGGAGACCTGCAAGATCCGAAGTATCCGTGCTGGAACGCTGGAGCGTCTGGTGGAGACGTTGCTGACAGCCTTCGGAGACAACGACCTCACCTACACCTCCATCTTCCTATCCACCTACAGAGCCTTCGCCAGCACACAGACTGTACTGCAGCTGCTTCTGGACAG gTATGGAAGCGTGGAAGAAAATGAGCAAGACTCAGGCACATGCCGAAGCTCTGAAGCCAATGGAGCCATCAGGAA TGCCTTGGCCTCCATCCTGCGTGCCTGGCTGGACCAGTGCCCCGAAGACTTCCAGGAGCCTCCTGACTACCCGTGTCTCCACAGGCTGATGGACTACCTGCGCAGGGCACTGCCAGGCTCCGAGGCACTCAGACGAGCAGAGGgtctgctggagcagctgcagagtcagGCTGGCATGGATGACACTGAAG CTGGTTTCCACGGCAACAGTTCTTTCTGCCTGGGGGAGGACGAAGAAGTTGAGATCGAGGTCCAGGAGGACTTCCTGTCGTTTGATGCCGACCTGGTGGCTGAGCAGCTGACCTACATGGATGCA CTGCTGTTTAAAAAGGTCGTACCCCACCACTGCCTGGGCTCCATCTGGTCCCAGAGAGATAAGAAGCACAACAAGCACAGCGCGCCCACCATCCGTGCCACCATCACACAGTTTAACGCCGTGGCGGCCTGTGTGGTCAGCACAATACTGAGGCACAGACAGATCAGACCACATGTCAGAGCGCGGATCATCCAGCGCTGGATAGACATCGCTCAG GAGTGTCGAATACGCAAAAACTTCTCGTCTCTGCGAGCCATCGTCTCTGCACTGCAGTCCAACCCGCTGTACAGGCTGAAAAGGGTATGGGCCTGTGTGCACAA AGACAGCATGCAGACATTTGAGGAACTGTCGGACATTTTCTCCGATCACAACAACTACCTGACCAGCAGAGAGCTGCTCATGAGG GAAGGTACTTCAAAGTTTGCCAGTCTGGAGAGTTGTGCCAAGGAGCACCAGAAACGCACCCACAAGAGACTCCAGCTGCAGAAGGAAATG GGAGCGATGCAAGGTACGATACCGTACTTGGGGACTTTTCTAACCGACCTCACCATGCTGGATACGGCCCTGCCCGACCTGGTGGAG ggtgctctgATCAACTTCGAGAAGAGACGCAGG GAGTTTGAGGTGATAGCTCAGATCAAGCTGCTCCAGTCGGCGTGTAACAGCTACTGTCTGACTCCAGAGAAGTCTTTCCTCCGCTGGTTCAGCAGCCAGACTCAGCTCAGTGAGGAAGAGAG CTATGCCTTGTCCTGTGAGATTGAAGGTCTCGGCGACAGCAGTCCAACCTCACCCAAACCTCGAAAAAGCATGGTGAAGAGACTCAGCCT gctGTTCCTTGGAACAGACAGCAGTGCAGCCAGCTCTCCAGTCAGAGAGACGCCGCGCTCGCCTCCTACTGGCAGCTCCGGGGAGAGCATGGACTCGGTCAGCGTTTCCTCCAGTGACTCCAGTAGCCCGTCAGACAGCGAGGGCctcacccccacacacacctccGACTCCCAGCAGAACAAG CTATCAGAATCCTCCTCTTGTACTTCACTCCACTCCATGGACACCAGCTCATCGACCGCCAGTGTCTCCATGACTCCTgcgtctccctcactccccgGGCCCCTCTGCACCCACAGACGCTCTGCCTCCCTCACGCCCTTGAGTCCCAGCTCGCCGAGTCAAACCCCGCTTTATAACACGCAGGCGCAAGACGCGTGCATCATAAGAGTCAGTCTGGAGCACGGCAACGGGAACCTCTATAAGAGCATTTTG TTGACCAATCAAGACAAGACTCCGGCTGTGATTTCTAGAGCCATGGCGAAACACAACCTGGAGGTGGAGCCAGAGGAGGGATACGAGCTGGTACAAGTCATCGCTGAGgacagag aacTGGTGATCCCAGACAACGCAAACGTCTTCTACGCCATGAACACCTCAGCCAACTTTGACTTCCTGCTGCGGGTGCGAGGCTCGGCGGGTCGGCCGGTCCAGCTGAGGAGCAGGTGTAGCTCCACGCTCCCTCGCACTCAGCACCGCTCGAGCCTGTCGCTAAGACTCAGCAAGGTGACACTGTGA
- the rgl1 gene encoding ral guanine nucleotide dissociation stimulator-like 1 isoform X1 produces the protein MISHYPLATLLPWPANTHHNCPDLDCTLLLEGEGGVSLQRYQPRSPESSPRHWSSVQDWGEEVEEGAIYNVTLKRVQIQQAANKGARWLGAEGDRLPPGHTVSQLETCKIRSIRAGTLERLVETLLTAFGDNDLTYTSIFLSTYRAFASTQTVLQLLLDRYGSVEENEQDSGTCRSSEANGAIRNALASILRAWLDQCPEDFQEPPDYPCLHRLMDYLRRALPGSEALRRAEGLLEQLQSQAGMDDTEAGFHGNSSFCLGEDEEVEIEVQEDFLSFDADLVAEQLTYMDALLFKKVVPHHCLGSIWSQRDKKHNKHSAPTIRATITQFNAVAACVVSTILRHRQIRPHVRARIIQRWIDIAQECRIRKNFSSLRAIVSALQSNPLYRLKRVWACVHKDSMQTFEELSDIFSDHNNYLTSRELLMREGTSKFASLESCAKEHQKRTHKRLQLQKEMGAMQGTIPYLGTFLTDLTMLDTALPDLVEGALINFEKRRREFEVIAQIKLLQSACNSYCLTPEKSFLRWFSSQTQLSEEESYALSCEIEGLGDSSPTSPKPRKSMVKRLSLLFLGTDSSAASSPVRETPRSPPTGSSGESMDSVSVSSSDSSSPSDSEGLTPTHTSDSQQNKLSESSSCTSLHSMDTSSSTASVSMTPASPSLPGPLCTHRRSASLTPLSPSSPSQTPLYNTQAQDACIIRVSLEHGNGNLYKSILLTNQDKTPAVISRAMAKHNLEVEPEEGYELVQVIAEDRELVIPDNANVFYAMNTSANFDFLLRVRGSAGRPVQLRSRCSSTLPRTQHRSSLSLRLSKVTL, from the exons ATGATCTCCCACTATCCTCTGGCCACCCTTCTGCCCTGGCCTGCGAATACCCACCACAACTGTCCAGACCTGGACTGCACCTTACTGCTGGAGGGGGAAGGAGGGGTTTCCCTGCAGAGGTACCAGCCTCGCTCACCAGAGAGCAGCCCCCGCCACTGG AGCTCGGTGCAGGACTGGGGGGAGGAAGTCGAGGAAGGAGCCATCTACAATGTGACGCTGAAGAGGGTCCAGATTCAGCAGGCCGCCAACAAGGGAGCACGATGGCTCGGG gcGGAGGGTGACCGTCTACCTCCCGGCCACACGGTGAGCCAACTGGAGACCTGCAAGATCCGAAGTATCCGTGCTGGAACGCTGGAGCGTCTGGTGGAGACGTTGCTGACAGCCTTCGGAGACAACGACCTCACCTACACCTCCATCTTCCTATCCACCTACAGAGCCTTCGCCAGCACACAGACTGTACTGCAGCTGCTTCTGGACAG gTATGGAAGCGTGGAAGAAAATGAGCAAGACTCAGGCACATGCCGAAGCTCTGAAGCCAATGGAGCCATCAGGAA TGCCTTGGCCTCCATCCTGCGTGCCTGGCTGGACCAGTGCCCCGAAGACTTCCAGGAGCCTCCTGACTACCCGTGTCTCCACAGGCTGATGGACTACCTGCGCAGGGCACTGCCAGGCTCCGAGGCACTCAGACGAGCAGAGGgtctgctggagcagctgcagagtcagGCTGGCATGGATGACACTGAAG CTGGTTTCCACGGCAACAGTTCTTTCTGCCTGGGGGAGGACGAAGAAGTTGAGATCGAGGTCCAGGAGGACTTCCTGTCGTTTGATGCCGACCTGGTGGCTGAGCAGCTGACCTACATGGATGCA CTGCTGTTTAAAAAGGTCGTACCCCACCACTGCCTGGGCTCCATCTGGTCCCAGAGAGATAAGAAGCACAACAAGCACAGCGCGCCCACCATCCGTGCCACCATCACACAGTTTAACGCCGTGGCGGCCTGTGTGGTCAGCACAATACTGAGGCACAGACAGATCAGACCACATGTCAGAGCGCGGATCATCCAGCGCTGGATAGACATCGCTCAG GAGTGTCGAATACGCAAAAACTTCTCGTCTCTGCGAGCCATCGTCTCTGCACTGCAGTCCAACCCGCTGTACAGGCTGAAAAGGGTATGGGCCTGTGTGCACAA AGACAGCATGCAGACATTTGAGGAACTGTCGGACATTTTCTCCGATCACAACAACTACCTGACCAGCAGAGAGCTGCTCATGAGG GAAGGTACTTCAAAGTTTGCCAGTCTGGAGAGTTGTGCCAAGGAGCACCAGAAACGCACCCACAAGAGACTCCAGCTGCAGAAGGAAATG GGAGCGATGCAAGGTACGATACCGTACTTGGGGACTTTTCTAACCGACCTCACCATGCTGGATACGGCCCTGCCCGACCTGGTGGAG ggtgctctgATCAACTTCGAGAAGAGACGCAGG GAGTTTGAGGTGATAGCTCAGATCAAGCTGCTCCAGTCGGCGTGTAACAGCTACTGTCTGACTCCAGAGAAGTCTTTCCTCCGCTGGTTCAGCAGCCAGACTCAGCTCAGTGAGGAAGAGAG CTATGCCTTGTCCTGTGAGATTGAAGGTCTCGGCGACAGCAGTCCAACCTCACCCAAACCTCGAAAAAGCATGGTGAAGAGACTCAGCCT gctGTTCCTTGGAACAGACAGCAGTGCAGCCAGCTCTCCAGTCAGAGAGACGCCGCGCTCGCCTCCTACTGGCAGCTCCGGGGAGAGCATGGACTCGGTCAGCGTTTCCTCCAGTGACTCCAGTAGCCCGTCAGACAGCGAGGGCctcacccccacacacacctccGACTCCCAGCAGAACAAG CTATCAGAATCCTCCTCTTGTACTTCACTCCACTCCATGGACACCAGCTCATCGACCGCCAGTGTCTCCATGACTCCTgcgtctccctcactccccgGGCCCCTCTGCACCCACAGACGCTCTGCCTCCCTCACGCCCTTGAGTCCCAGCTCGCCGAGTCAAACCCCGCTTTATAACACGCAGGCGCAAGACGCGTGCATCATAAGAGTCAGTCTGGAGCACGGCAACGGGAACCTCTATAAGAGCATTTTG TTGACCAATCAAGACAAGACTCCGGCTGTGATTTCTAGAGCCATGGCGAAACACAACCTGGAGGTGGAGCCAGAGGAGGGATACGAGCTGGTACAAGTCATCGCTGAGgacagag aacTGGTGATCCCAGACAACGCAAACGTCTTCTACGCCATGAACACCTCAGCCAACTTTGACTTCCTGCTGCGGGTGCGAGGCTCGGCGGGTCGGCCGGTCCAGCTGAGGAGCAGGTGTAGCTCCACGCTCCCTCGCACTCAGCACCGCTCGAGCCTGTCGCTAAGACTCAGCAAGGTGACACTGTGA